In a genomic window of Erigeron canadensis isolate Cc75 chromosome 5, C_canadensis_v1, whole genome shotgun sequence:
- the LOC122601589 gene encoding PKS-NRPS hybrid synthetase cheA-like: MRCVRLIGCHRGTETLQFEDQDAMSEDQVLQNYPMEDNKFFMTTPEFFTNEVFSSQEELMNWVKNLAYYVGVVIVTKRSNSYLSGFVYKVVLMYDHGGKYKQKGSIRAPCTRKTDCPFELEAKYSNEYNYWTLAVICDEHNHRPLRSMEGHPYVQRLTQDEFSLVEELRAMNMPPRDILSIVRERNLSNVSIISTIYNARTKLRMAEQVGNSPMQVLMALLHSNNYVYEFSKTASNELENLFFVHQTSFSIWRAFPHVLIIDATYKTNYYNFPFVEIVGVTSTNKTFLIAFAFIQNERTTNYTWVLNCLKLTLDCCMHPRVIVTDRELALVNACKEIFPDAAQLLCRIHISRNIFDHCRQTIKSTRDWSNFNELWSKLEKSTTMDSYTKNYSQLQLYLTKYPRVLKYLNETWLEKYKEMFVSVWIDQHLNFGNNNTNRVESQHAVLKKYLKSKRCTLHELVGCINRLVQSQHTAIKASFEKSRIIHYQKHNLRCFKMLHGFVSNEALNIILTNYHQVDPSDCDCRLRNSCGLPCSCELLKYINSGQCISLDLIDIFWRKLDFSPATFVEDDDVSCGSVLEHFKENYNKQSKDGRKSWLRKLKNIFSPSTIDIREPRVQKNTRGRPKKSQQKKRVKFSSTRYSCSTIPDYVNSGNEPARHNCLEFDLNEVPTDRCFEFDLNEVPADSCFEFDEGPPMSGSNLMDDIPEVFHSSQPFFQDPFMSQSQHQNAYYPDPYVYTTETHNPNPYMYRNPNPYMYHNPDPYMYTPETQNLDPRDGNCGFRATTVCIGRHQDDWRQIRMDLLDELSVHNARYTTIFNKEGIQSLQYMLNHFEEGFADPPYWMTMPETGLLIASRYNVVVVFLSKDGETTCFLLFTSPPSSQPHDICVIGRVNRNHFMRLVLQGDFPVPPTHPQWSSHAFDRAWENPFLDRQNM; encoded by the exons atGAGATGTGTTAGGTTGATTGGTTGTCATAGAGGGACAGAgactttgcagtttgaagatcaggatGCGATGTCAGAAGATCAA GTGTTGCAAAATTATCCAATGGAAgacaataaattttttatgactACACCAGAATTTTTCACTAACGAG gtGTTTAGCTCTCAAGAAGAATTGATGAATTGGGTAAAGAACCTGGCATACTATGTTGGTGTTGTCATTGTCACCAAAAGATCGAACAGTTATCTTAGTGGTTTCGTGTATAAAGTTGTACTGATGTATGATCATGGCGGCAAATATAAACAGAAGGGTTCAATTAGAGCTCCCTGCACAAGAAAAACTGACTGTCCATTCGAATTAGAAGCGAAATattcaaatgaatataattatTGGACGTTAGCAGTCATATGTGATGAACATAACCATCGCCCTTTACGAAGTATGGAGGGTCATCCATATGTACAACGGTTAACTCAAGATGAGTTTAGTttagttgaagaattgagagcGATGAATATGCCCCCACGTGATATTTTATCAATCGTTAGGGAGAGGAATCTAAGTAATGTGTCTATAATTAGTACGATCTACAACGCACGCACTAAACTTCGCATGGCCGAGCAAGTAGGCAATTCTCCAATGCAG GTTCTCATGGCTCTTTTGCATTCTAATAATTATGTTTACGAATTTTCTAAAACTGCTTCGAACGAGCTAGAAAATCTATTCTTTGTGCATCAAACATCATTCAGTATTTGGCGTGCATTTCCACATGTGTTGATTATCGATGCCACGTACAAGACCAACTATTACAATTTTCCTTTTGTGGAGATTGTTGGTGTAACGTCGACCAACAAGACATTTTTGATAGCTTTTGCATTTATACAAAATGAAAGGACAACTAACTATACATGGGTCTTAAATTGTCTCAAGTTGACTTTAGATTGTTGCATGCACCCACGTGTTATAGTTACCGACAGAGAGTTGGCTCTAGTAAATGCATGCAAAGAGATTTTCCCAGATGCAGCTCAATTACTTTGTAGAATTCACATCAGTCGTAATATTTTCGACCACTGTAGGCAAACTATCAAGTCAACACGTGATTGGAGCAACTTTAATGAATTATGGAGTAAACTAGAGAAGTCTACAACCATGGATTCTTACACGAAAAATTACAGTCAACTTCAGTTATATTTGACAAAATATCCAC GTGTTCTTAAGTATTTGAATGAAACTTGGTTGGAAAAATACAAAGAAATGTTTGTGTCTGTGTGGATTGATCAACATCTCAATTTTGGAAACAACAACACCAATAGAGTAGAAAGTCAACATGCGGTCCTAAAGAAATATTTGAAATCTAAAAGATGCACTTTGCATGAACTTGTGGGCTGTATTAATCGTCTGGTTCAGTCTCAACATACGGCGATCAAAGCAAGCTTCGAAAAAAGCAGAATTATCCATTATCAGAAGCACAATCTACGATGTTTCAAAATGTTACATGGTTTTGTTTCCAATGAAGCTCTCAATATAATTCTTACGAATTATCATCAAGTAGACCCTTCAGATTGTGATTGCCGACTTCGCAACAGTTGTGGGTTACCATGTTCTTGTGAACTTTTGAAGTATATAAATTCAG GTCAATGTATTTCATTGGATTTGATTGACATCTTTTGGAGAAAGTTAGATTTTTCACCGGCAACATTTgtggaagatgatgatgttaGTTGTGGGAGTGTACTGGAACATTTTAAAGAAAACTACAACAAGCAGTCCAAAGATGGAAGAAAGAGCTGGTTAAGAAAGTTGAAGAATATATTCAGTCCAAGTACAATCGACATTCGGGAACCGCGAGTTCAAAAAAATACCCGTGGACGACCAaagaaatcgcaacaaaaaaaacGTGTCAAGTTTTCCTCAACAAGATATAGTTGTTCAACCATTCCCGATTATGTCAATTCGGGTAATGAGCCGGCCAGACACAACTGTTTAGAATTTGACCTAAATGAGGTCCCAACTGATAGATGTTTCGAATTTGACCTAAATGAGGTCCCAGCTGACAGCTGTTTCGAATTTGACGAAGGCCCACCCATGAGTGGTTCAAATTTAATGGATGATATTCCGGAAGTCTTTCATTCAAGCCAACCATTCTTTCAAGATCCTTTTATGAGCCAAAGTCAACACCAGAATGCATACTATCCGGATCCATATGTGTATACAACCGAAACCCACAATCCAAATCCATATATGTACCGCAATCCAAATCCATATATGTACCACAATccagatccatatatgtatacacCCGAAACCCAAAATCTAGATCCAA GAGATGGAAACTGTGGATTTAGAGCAACGACTGTTTGCATTGGTCGTCATCAAGATGATTGGCGTCAAATTCGTATGGATTTATTGGATGAGTTATCTGTGCATAATGCAAGATACACTACAATTTTTAACAAAGAAGGCATACAATCACTTCAGTACATGCTGAATCACTTTGAAGAAGGATTTGCAGATCCACCATATTGGATGACTATGCCAGAGACTGGGTTACTCATTGCTTCAAGGTATAATGTGGTGGTTGTTTTTTTGAGCAAAGATGGGGAGACAACGTGCTTTCTGCTTTTTACTAGCCCACCAAGTTCACAACCACATGATATTTGTGTAATTGGACGAGTCAATCGTAATCATTTCATGAGACTGGTGTTACAAGGAGATTTTCCGGTACCTCCTACGCATCCACAATGGTCTAGTCACGCATTTGATCGGGCATGGGAAAATCCTTTTTTGGATAGACAAAATATGTAA